CCGGCCGGTTCGATGCTTCCGCTCGGGTGCGGAATTGAGCGCCAGCGTAGCCCCGGAACGGCGTGTCCGTCCAGAGCGCCGCCCGCCCGGGCCGGCGTCGAGCCGCGTCACCCATCCCCTCGCCCGGCGGTGCGCCATCCGTGGACCTCGCGCACCGCGGCTCCCTCGAGTTCGAGGACGCCGAGCTCCGCCTCGACCTCGCCGGGCGACATTCCGCTGCGAGCGGCCACCTGGTCGATCGAACGAGGCGTGCGCGCCGCGAGCGCATCGAGGACGCGGGTCATCTCCGGCGGACGGTCGGCCGCGAGCGCCGCGGGCGCCGCGGGGTCGGCGGCCGCGCTCCACCCCATCAGCTCCCGCACGTCGTCCGCGCTCGTAATGCACTCCGCGGCGTACTCCCGCAGCAGCCGATGAGTGCCGGCCGAGGCCGCGCTCGTGACCGGTCCCGGCACGGCGCCGAGCGGCCTGCCCAGGGCGGCGGCGTGACCCGCCGTGTTGAGCGATCCGCTGCGCCACCCCGCCTCGACCACGACCGTCGCGCCGGCCAGAGCCGCGATGATCCTGTTGCGCTGCAGGAACCTCCATTTCGTCGGCGCCGCGCCGCACGGGACCTCGGCGGCCACGGCGCCTCGCACCGTCATCCGGTCGAACAGCGCCGCGTGCCCGGCGGGATACGGGCGGTCCACTCCTCCGGCCGACAGTGCGAGCGTCGTCCCGCCGGCGCTCAGCGCGGCCCGGTGCGCTGCGCCGTCGATGCCGTAGGCGCCGCCCGACACGATCGCGACGCCCCCGCCCGCCAGGCCGGCGGCCAGTTCCATCGCGACGTGCTCGCCGTACCCCGTGGCCGCGCGTGCGCCCACGAGCGCGACCGCCGGCTCGACGCCGAGCGCGCGCGGGTCGCCGCGGACCCAGAGGCAGATCGGCGCGTGCTCGCCCAGGTCGTCGAGGCGACGGGGCCACAGCGGGTCGGCGGGCGTGATCAGCGCCACCCCGGCCTGCGCCGCCGCACGGAGCGAGCCCTGCACGGCATCCGCCGACAGCCGCGGCGTCCACCGCCCCCGTGCGCGAGCGAACTCACCGTCGTCGATCGCCACGGCACCCGGCGCGCTCCTGTCACCGGCGAGCAGCACCTGCAGAGCCGACTCCGGTCCGACGGCGCCGACGAGCCGACCGGCGACTCCATCACCCGGCTCGGCGAGCACCGACCAGACGGCCGACGCATAGGCGGCGACCGCCGCCCGCTCGTCGGCGGCCCGCACCCGCAGCCCGCGCAGCGCCTCGCGGGCCTCGCGCGGCGACAGTCCGGGCACGCTCACGCCGCGATCCCCTTCTTGAGGTACAGAGCGCGCCCGATGTGGTGCGGACCGAGCTGCGACGCCCCGTCGAGGTCGGCCACCGACCACGCCACGCGCAGCACCCTGTCGTAGCCGCGCAAGGTCAGGGCGCCGCGCTGGAGCGCCGCATCGAGAGGACGCCGCACGACGGGCGCGGGCGCACACGGACCGTTGCGCAGCCACGCCCCCGTGACGTCCGCGTTCCGGCGGAACGGCGTGCCCGCCAGACGCTCCGCGGCACGCCGTCGCGCCGCCAGGACGCGCGCCCGCGCGGCGGCCGTGCTCACGGGCGGCGGGCCGCCGGGGGCATCGACCGTCGTGACGCGCGCGAGCGTCAGCTCGACGTCCATGCGGTCGCGCAGCGGACCCGACAGACGGCCGAGGTAGCGGCGGACGGCGGCAGGCGGGCACACGCACTCGCCGCCGCGGATGCCGTGGCTGCCGCACGGACACGGGTTGGTCGCGAGCACGAGCTGCACGCGCGCCGGGAACACCGCGGTCGACCCCGCGCGGTCGATCCGCATCTCACCGGTCTCGAGCGGCTGGCGCAGCGCGTCGAGCGCGTGCGCGGTGAATTCGCCGGCCTCGTCGAGGAACAGCACGCCGTCGGAGGCTCGCGCGATCGCGCCCGGGCGGATCACCCGCGATCCTCCGCCGACCAGCGCGGCCGTGCTCGCGCTGTGGTGCGGCGCCTCGAAGGGAGGGGTGCGTGAGATCTCGGTGACCGCGTGGCCGGACAGCGACCGGACGCACGCGACCGCCAGCGCGGCGGCATCGTCGAGTTCGGGCAGGATCCCGGGAAGCCGCCGCGCGAGCATCGTCTTCCCGGCACCCGGTGGCCCGCACATGAGCATGTTGTGTCCGCCGGCGGCGGCGACCACGAGGGCTTCCACCGCCTCGCGCTGCCCGATCACGTCGGCGAGCTCCGGCCGGGCCGGCGGCGCCCCCGCGCTCGCCTGAACGGGAAGCGGATCGCACTCGGGCACGCCGACGTCGACCCCGTGCCACGCGGCGACCTCGGCGAGTGTCGTCGCCCCGAGGACGTCCACACCGTCGACCAGCGCGGCCTCGTCGCGGTTGCCGTGCGGCACCACGACGCGGCGGATGCCGGCCCGCGCGGCCGCATTGACGGCGGGCAGCACGCCGGCCACCGGCCGCAGCCGGCCGTCGAGCGCGAGCTCCCCCACGTGCAGCGTCGCCGCGACGCGAGCGGAGTCCATGGGCGTCTCGGTGGCGAGTGCGGCGATGGCGATCCCCACGTCGAAGCTCGAACCGTGCTTGGGAAGGCTCGCCGGTGAGAGATTGACCGTCACCCGTCGCCGCGGAAGCGGGAGCCCGCTGTTGGCGCACGCGTTGTGCACGCGCTGCGCCGCCTCGCCGAGCGCTCGATCCCCCAGCCCGATGATGCTGAATCCGGGCGTCTGATTCGACAGGTCCGCTTCGACGGCCACCATCCCCGCCTCGAGCCCCGACAGCGCCACCGCCCACGTTCGCGCGACGGTCACAGCGCCTCGATTCCGATGAGGTGCTCCACCGGTGCCGCCGCCGGGTCGCGTCCCACGATCCCGATCACGTCGAGCCGCAGCATCCGCCCCCGCGCGTGCTCGGGGTGCGCGGCCGCCCACGCCGCTGCGAGACGCCACAGGCGACGCTGCTTCGCCGCCCCGACGGCCGCGAACGGGTGTCCGAACGCCTCGCCGCTGCGCGTCTTGACCTCGACGATCACCAGGTCGGCCCCCGACGCGGCGACGAGGTCGATCTCACCGCCCGGGCACCTCCAGTTGCGATCGAGGATCGCGTAGCCCTGCTCGGTCAGATGCCGTGCGGCGCGCTCCTCGCCCGCACGCCCGAGGTCGTCCTTGTCAGCCATGACGGAATACTCACGGGCGCGAGGCCCGTGCATCCGCCGTCAGGACCGATGGTGGACGGACGCCGAGACGACAGAGGGTGGGGAGGAGAGGGCGCGGGGTCTGCGCGCGTCAGCTGTCGAGCGAGAGCTCGTCGGGCAGCTCGAAGTCCCGTCGCTGGAGCTCTTCGACGTTGACGTCCTTGAACGTCAGCACGCGCACCGACTTCACGAAGCGGTCGGCGCGGTAGATGTCCCACACCCAGACATCGTTCATCGAGATCTCGAAGTAGAAGTCGTTCTCGGTGTCGCGACGCACGACATTCACCTCGTTCGCGAGGTAGAAGCGGCGCTCGGTCTCGATCACGTACTGGAACTGCGAGACGACGTCGCGGTACTCCTTGTACAGAGCCAGCTCGAGTTCGCGATCGTAGTCTTCGAAGACGTCGTCATCCATGGTGACTCCATCCTAGAGCCGCGTCAGAACAGCGTCGGTGCGTCGGCGATCGCCCACGACGACCGATGATGCCGGCTGAGCCCGTGCTCGCGGATCGCGGCGCGATGGTCGGGGCTGGCGTACCCCTTGTTGCGCGCCCAGCCGTACACCGGCAGCTCCTGGTCGAGCTCGACCATCACGCGGTCACGGGCGACCTTCGCCAGGACGGATGCCGCGGCGGCGCTCGCGCAGTCGCGATCGGCCTTGATCACCGGGCGCACCTCGAGCCCGGCGGCCCCGGCCGGGGTGATGTAGTCGTAGTTGCCGTCGAGCAGCACGATGCCGTCCTCGGGCACGATGCCCTGATCGCGCAGCTGCTCGATCGCGCGCAGACACGCGATGCCGAGGGCGCGCATGATGCCGACGGCGTCGATCTCGTCGGAGCCCGCCCACCCCACGGCGCTCGCGGCGACCCACTCGGTCGCCCGAGCCGCGACGTCCTCGCGGCGCGCCTCGGGCACCAGCTTGGAGTCCCGCAGACCTCGGGGCACGCGCTTGCGCGCCCGCGGCGCGTCGACCGCCACGGCGCCGACGGCGACCGGGCCGGCGAGGGCTCCGCGCCCGACCTCGTCGCACGCGATCAGGATGGCGTTGTCGGAGAGCAGACGCCTCTCGAGCGTCAGCTTGGGCTCGACGACGCTCACGACGCCGCTTCGGGGTCCGGCGCATCGGCCGGGTCCGGAACGCTCGAGAAGTCCTCGTGGTGGAAGTCCACGAGGCCGAACCGGTCGAACGGCCAGGTGATCAGGAAGACGCGCCCGACGACGTTCTCGATCGGGACGAAGCCCTTGCCCGGCTGATCGGTGTTGTAGCGGGAGTCCTTGGAGCGGTACCGGTTGTCGCCGAGCACCCACAGGCTGTCCTCGGGGACGACGACGTCGAACTCGTCCGCGGATGCGGCCGACTCGGCCGTCGGGAGCTTCAGGTAGTCCGTCTCGTCGATCGGCGTGCCGTTGACGGTGATCTGGCCCAGGGCGTTGCAGCACACGACGTGGTCGCCGGGAAGGCCGATCACGCGCTTGACCAGATGGTCGTCGCTGTCGGGAGCCGACAGGCCGACCAGCGAGAGCGCCCAGTCGACGCCCTCCACGAACGGCGATCGCTCCGGCGCCGTGCTTACCGGCAGCCACCCGCCCGGATCGCGGAAGACCACGACGTCACCGCGGTCGTAGGAGCCGAAGCGCGGCGTGACCTCGTCGACGAGGATCCGGTCGCGGATCTCCAGGGTGTCCTCCATCGACCCCGAGGGGATGTAGAACGAGCGCACGACGAACGTCTTGACGAGGAACGACACCAGCACGGCCACGACGACGATGACCAGGACGTCCCGCAGGAAGCCGAGCCACCCTCGCCGCCGCGACGTCCGCAGCTCCCGCCGTCCGGCCGCCTCGCCGGACGGTGCCGCATGCACCGCGGTCTTCTCGCTCGTCATCCACGTCCTTCCGCGAGCCGGCCGCGAACACGACCCCCTGTCAAGGGTGCCACACGCCGGGTCGGTCGCCGCGGCGTCGCACGCATCCGGAAATGCGAGAGCCCCGGTCCGAGCGGACCGGGGCTCTTCGGCGACGAGATCAGCTCTCGCGCTTCTCCTTGATCTTGGCCTTCTTGCCACGGAGGTTGCGCAGGTAGTAGAGCTTGGCGCGGCGGACGTCGCCGCGGGTCACGACCTCGATGTGGTCGATCGACGGGCTGTGCACCGGGAAGGTGCGCTCGACGCCCACCTGGAAGCTGATCTTGCGGACCGTGAAGGTCTCGCGCACGCCGTCGCCCGAGCGGCCGATGACGACGCCCTGGAAGACCTGGATGCGCGAGCGGTTGCCCTCGGTGATGTTGACGTGCACCTTGACGGTGTCACCGGGAGCGAAAGCGGGGATGTCCGAACGCAGCGATGCTGCGTCGACGGAGTCGAGGATCTGCATGATCGTGTCTCTCTGCGACCGCCACAGGTCGATCGCGGAACGTATGGGAAAGGAAGTGGCGTACCCGAGGCCGGCGGTCGGACCGTCCGGCGGCTCCCCTGAGGCAGAGCCTGGTCAGGGCACAAGAATCTATTCTGCCACGGAGGGCGGGGTTCGGCCAAACCGGATCAGGCGGCCGGATTCTGCTTCTCGTTGACGATGATCACCTGGGGCTCACGCTGCGGCTCGGGTCGGCTCGACGCCTCGGGCGAGAGGTACGTCATGCCCTCGGACACGCGCACGAACGCT
This region of Microbacterium thalassium genomic DNA includes:
- a CDS encoding YraN family protein, which gives rise to MADKDDLGRAGEERAARHLTEQGYAILDRNWRCPGGEIDLVAASGADLVIVEVKTRSGEAFGHPFAAVGAAKQRRLWRLAAAWAAAHPEHARGRMLRLDVIGIVGRDPAAAPVEHLIGIEAL
- the dprA gene encoding DNA-processing protein DprA, whose protein sequence is MSVPGLSPREAREALRGLRVRAADERAAVAAYASAVWSVLAEPGDGVAGRLVGAVGPESALQVLLAGDRSAPGAVAIDDGEFARARGRWTPRLSADAVQGSLRAAAQAGVALITPADPLWPRRLDDLGEHAPICLWVRGDPRALGVEPAVALVGARAATGYGEHVAMELAAGLAGGGVAIVSGGAYGIDGAAHRAALSAGGTTLALSAGGVDRPYPAGHAALFDRMTVRGAVAAEVPCGAAPTKWRFLQRNRIIAALAGATVVVEAGWRSGSLNTAGHAAALGRPLGAVPGPVTSAASAGTHRLLREYAAECITSADDVRELMGWSAAADPAAPAALAADRPPEMTRVLDALAARTPRSIDQVAARSGMSPGEVEAELGVLELEGAAVREVHGWRTAGRGDG
- a CDS encoding ribonuclease HII; this translates as MSVVEPKLTLERRLLSDNAILIACDEVGRGALAGPVAVGAVAVDAPRARKRVPRGLRDSKLVPEARREDVAARATEWVAASAVGWAGSDEIDAVGIMRALGIACLRAIEQLRDQGIVPEDGIVLLDGNYDYITPAGAAGLEVRPVIKADRDCASAAAASVLAKVARDRVMVELDQELPVYGWARNKGYASPDHRAAIREHGLSRHHRSSWAIADAPTLF
- a CDS encoding DUF2469 family protein is translated as MDDDVFEDYDRELELALYKEYRDVVSQFQYVIETERRFYLANEVNVVRRDTENDFYFEISMNDVWVWDIYRADRFVKSVRVLTFKDVNVEELQRRDFELPDELSLDS
- the rplS gene encoding 50S ribosomal protein L19; translated protein: MQILDSVDAASLRSDIPAFAPGDTVKVHVNITEGNRSRIQVFQGVVIGRSGDGVRETFTVRKISFQVGVERTFPVHSPSIDHIEVVTRGDVRRAKLYYLRNLRGKKAKIKEKRES
- a CDS encoding YifB family Mg chelatase-like AAA ATPase gives rise to the protein MTVARTWAVALSGLEAGMVAVEADLSNQTPGFSIIGLGDRALGEAAQRVHNACANSGLPLPRRRVTVNLSPASLPKHGSSFDVGIAIAALATETPMDSARVAATLHVGELALDGRLRPVAGVLPAVNAAARAGIRRVVVPHGNRDEAALVDGVDVLGATTLAEVAAWHGVDVGVPECDPLPVQASAGAPPARPELADVIGQREAVEALVVAAAGGHNMLMCGPPGAGKTMLARRLPGILPELDDAAALAVACVRSLSGHAVTEISRTPPFEAPHHSASTAALVGGGSRVIRPGAIARASDGVLFLDEAGEFTAHALDALRQPLETGEMRIDRAGSTAVFPARVQLVLATNPCPCGSHGIRGGECVCPPAAVRRYLGRLSGPLRDRMDVELTLARVTTVDAPGGPPPVSTAAARARVLAARRRAAERLAGTPFRRNADVTGAWLRNGPCAPAPVVRRPLDAALQRGALTLRGYDRVLRVAWSVADLDGASQLGPHHIGRALYLKKGIAA
- the lepB gene encoding signal peptidase I, with translation MTSEKTAVHAAPSGEAAGRRELRTSRRRGWLGFLRDVLVIVVVAVLVSFLVKTFVVRSFYIPSGSMEDTLEIRDRILVDEVTPRFGSYDRGDVVVFRDPGGWLPVSTAPERSPFVEGVDWALSLVGLSAPDSDDHLVKRVIGLPGDHVVCCNALGQITVNGTPIDETDYLKLPTAESAASADEFDVVVPEDSLWVLGDNRYRSKDSRYNTDQPGKGFVPIENVVGRVFLITWPFDRFGLVDFHHEDFSSVPDPADAPDPEAAS